From one Thermodesulfobacteriota bacterium genomic stretch:
- a CDS encoding hydrogenase iron-sulfur subunit — translation MSNSDFEPKVICFLCTWUAYAAADLAGVSRMQYPSNIRIVRVMCSGSVSPHHIIRAFQQGVDGVFVGGURLDDCNYLYGNYSAQKRVRFLRPLLKFSGIEEDRLRARWVSSAEAPEFVEEIEDFIKALCEMGPSPLNKESVENNMLSVATG, via the coding sequence ATGAGCAATAGTGATTTTGAACCCAAGGTTATTTGTTTTCTATGTACCTGGTGAGCGTATGCCGCTGCTGACCTGGCCGGGGTTAGTCGTATGCAGTACCCGTCGAATATTCGGATCGTCCGGGTAATGTGCAGTGGAAGCGTGTCCCCCCATCATATCATCCGTGCTTTTCAGCAGGGTGTGGATGGTGTTTTTGTGGGCGGGTGACGTCTGGACGATTGCAATTACCTGTATGGTAATTATTCAGCCCAGAAGCGGGTACGCTTTTTAAGACCGTTGCTAAAGTTCAGCGGTATTGAAGAAGACCGCCTGCGGGCCAGATGGGTTTCTTCCGCTGAAGCCCCTGAATTTGTCGAAGAGATCGAAGATTTCATTAAGGCGTTGTGCGAAATGGGGCCTTCGCCGCTGAACAAAGAGTCTGTTGAAAACAATATGCTGTCTGTTGCCACCGGATGA